The Bacillaceae bacterium IKA-2 DNA window TCCTCTGGTGCTGCTTCTTTTGGCTCATAGAATTGTTGGGCGAATTTATTATTAATAACTTGATAGAAATAAGCAATCGTTTTTTTGACGGTTGCTTTTTTGATCTGTGTTCATTTTACTTCCAAAGTTACGAGCTGTGTATAGCTCAAGCTTGAGAGGTTGGGACAAAGCCCACTTTTTATTCAGTGGACCGATGCTAATATTTTTAATAATTAAAAAAGATCAGGTAATCTTAAGGATTGACAGCAAAAGAAAATATCTATATTATATACCTATAGGGGTATATTGTTGGAGGCGTAGTCGGTAACGATATACAATTCATAGTAAATAAAACAGATATGCAAAATTTTTGCCAACACATAAGTATTTGATAACTTTTGTGCATTCAGAAAATAGATTTCAAAAATCTAATTTGATTATTTTTTGAAGGTATCGGCAGAAATCCTACTAATTATACTATTTGGAGGCTATAAAGATGGAGAAAATTGTTATTATTGGCGGCGTAGCGGCAGGAGCTACAGCGGCAGCAAAAGTTAGAAGACTTTCAGCAGAAGCTCAAATTACAATTCTTGAAGCTGGACCCGATATCTCATTTGCAAACTGCGGACTTCCATACTACATCGGAAGAGATATAGAAAGTAGATCAAAGCTTATACTTCAAAGTCCTGAAAGTTTTAATGACCAATATCAGACAGCGGTTAATATATATACAACTGCAACAGAGATTGACAGAAAAAACAAAATTGTAAATGCTGTTGATTCACTTACTGGAGAAAAGAAAACATTTGAATATACCAAGCTGATTCTGGCTCAAGGGGGAAGACCTATTGCTCCGCCGATTCCAGGCGCAAAACAGGATCATGTCTTCCAGCTTTGGACTCTTGAAGACATGGATAAGATCAATTCATTTATAGAAAATAGAAAGCCTAAGACAGCGGTAGTTGTAGGCGGTGGATTTATAGGCCTTGAAATGGTTGAAGCACTTGTTAAGAGGGGAATAAAGATCTCTGTGGTTGAGATGATGCCACATGTAATGGCTATTATGGAAGCCGAAATAGCTGGGTTTATCCAGCAAGAAATGTTGTCATACGGAGTAGATATTCTGACAAATAAAGCAGTTTCCGATATAGGAAGAAAAAATGTGACTCTTAAGGATGGATGTAAAGTTGATGCAGATATGGTTCTGTTATCTATAGGTGTACGCCCTACCCTTAAACTTGCTGAGCAGGCAGGTCTTGCTATCGGTGAAGCGGGCGGCTTACTGGTCGACTCAACATTGAAAACCAGCGACGATAATATTTATGCAGCAGGGGATATGGTTGAACTTGAACACCGAGTTCATGGAAAGAAAGTACGTATTCCTCTTGCCGGCCCTGCAAATCGTCAAGGACGAATAGCAGCAGAAAATGCCCTTGGTAAAAGACATGAATACAAAGGCTCATTAGGTACATCTATTGTCAGAGTTTTTGAAGCAGTTGCAGGAACCACCGGACTCTCTTTAAAAGGTGCAAGAGATGCAGGACTTAATGCAGATGCAATTGTCATTCATAAAGAACACCATACTTCTTATTATCCGGGCGCAGAGCAGGTTACTGTTCTTGTAGTTTATGACAGAGAAACCGGAGTAGTGCTTGGCGGACAGACAGCAGGTTATGCAGGCGCTGACAGAAGACTAGATGTTCTAGCCGCCGCAGCCGCAGCAAAGCTCACAGTTTCTGATCTTGCTGATATGGATTTTGCATACTCGCCACCTCTTGGAACAGCAAATGATGCCATGAATATGGCGGCATATGTAGCAGAAAACCGAATTTCAGGGTACTCTCCTGCTTT harbors:
- a CDS encoding FAD-dependent oxidoreductase; translated protein: MEKIVIIGGVAAGATAAAKVRRLSAEAQITILEAGPDISFANCGLPYYIGRDIESRSKLILQSPESFNDQYQTAVNIYTTATEIDRKNKIVNAVDSLTGEKKTFEYTKLILAQGGRPIAPPIPGAKQDHVFQLWTLEDMDKINSFIENRKPKTAVVVGGGFIGLEMVEALVKRGIKISVVEMMPHVMAIMEAEIAGFIQQEMLSYGVDILTNKAVSDIGRKNVTLKDGCKVDADMVLLSIGVRPTLKLAEQAGLAIGEAGGLLVDSTLKTSDDNIYAAGDMVELEHRVHGKKVRIPLAGPANRQGRIAAENALGKRHEYKGSLGTSIVRVFEAVAGTTGLSLKGARDAGLNADAIVIHKEHHTSYYPGAEQVTVLVVYDRETGVVLGGQTAGYAGADRRLDVLAAAAAAKLTVSDLADMDFAYSPPLGTANDAMNMAAYVAENRISGYSPALTVSEIEPFLDGKESLWIDVRDVFSFEKSHVEGAVNIPLEILPSNLNELAQNKLIFVYDQTGKKGHQALRTLVGKGFTNVFNVSGGFASLSSYVRAATPSNFRLELPAPEPKKIGEKSEVEEKSAPTVEIKKDHSNEPLIVDVRTAGEFAYGAYPGAINIPLDELETRVEKLGKKDRKINLYCESGARSAYAVKFLKTYGFTNLENGGGLAKMMARTRVAGS